One window of Populus nigra chromosome 5, ddPopNigr1.1, whole genome shotgun sequence genomic DNA carries:
- the LOC133694947 gene encoding uncharacterized protein LOC133694947 has product MSLVKEDIKAKAEVYYGDEMGKEKSQELLREVGLPNGLLPLHDIVECGIVRETGFVWLKQKKSITHKFEKIGKLASYGTEVTAYVEQNKIKKLTGVKTKELLLWVTLSDIYLDDPPTGKITFQTPTGLYRTFPVSAFVVEEKGKAATSAAAAKDVKEEKKDDVKENKEVKGVNGAVEVKEA; this is encoded by the coding sequence ATGTCTCTTGTCAAAGAAGACATCAAAGCCAAAGCTGAGGTCTACTATGGAGATGAAATGGGAAAAGAGAAATCTCAAGAATTGCTCAGAGAAGTAGGCTTGCCGAATGGTCTTTTGCCCTTGCACGATATTGTAGAGTGCGGGATTGTGAGGGAGACAGGGTTTGTGTGGCTCAAGCAAAAGAAGAGCATAACCCACAAGTTTGAGAAGATTGGCAAGCTCGCTTCCTATGGAACTGAAGTCACAGCTTATGTTGAACAAAACAAGATCAAGAAACTGACTGGTGTGAAGACCAAAGAGCTTTTGCTCTGGGTCACACTGAGTGATATCTATTTGGATGATCCACCAACTGGAAAGATCACTTTCCAGACTCCTACTGGGCTCTACAGGACTTTCCCTGTGTCAGCTTTTGTGGTTGAAGAAAAAGGTAAAGCAGCAACCTCAGCAGCGGCAGCGAAGGATGTcaaggaagagaagaaggatGATGTCAAGGAAAACAAGGAAGTCAAGGGAGTGAATGGAGCCGTGGAGGTGAAGGAGGCCTAA
- the LOC133694946 gene encoding protein AGENET DOMAIN (AGD)-CONTAINING P1-like, whose protein sequence is MPPKSTPKSKPNQNPHFKPGSKVEIMSEEEGFRGSFYTGTVVKATRTSKFIVEYDKLFEDEEGTKPLQETVNEFQIRPIAPREKKREFKFSEEVDAFHNDGWWEGVITEVNEDGKFAVFFRSTKEQIEFGEEDLRLHREWVSGAWKPTLEGEEEEEVKEKENEGSRNKRKLVEEEVTKEVKRRVNKKVPDTTQEKPIESPKDAKFSKGMPVEVSSDEDGFKGAWFSATIVEPVGKDKYLIEYQTLRTEDDSDFLREEIDNMHIRPHPPQTIIIDRFKKLEEVDALYNDAWWVGVVSKVNNFPKYSVFFKDSNEELEFQHSDLRPHQDWINGKWVTPSKALKL, encoded by the exons ATGCCGCCAAAATCCACGCCCAAATCAAAACCCAACCAAAACCCACATTTCAAACCAGGCTCAAAAGTAGAAATCATGTCAGAAGAGGAAGGATTCAGAGGCTCTTTCTATACAGGAACAGTAGTGAAGGCAACAAGAACCTCAAAATTCATTGTTGAATATGACAAGCTgtttgaagatgaagaaggGACAAAACCCTTGCAGGAAACAGTCAATGAGTTCCAAATAAGACCAATAGCCccaagagagaagaagagggaGTTCAAGTTTAGTGAAGAAGTTGATGCTTTTCATAACGATGGGTGGTGGGAAGGTGTGATAACTGAGGTGAATGAGGATGGGAAGTTTGCTGTGTTTTTTAGGAGTACTAAAGAGCAGATTGAGTTTGGCGAGGAGGATTTGAGGTTGCATAGGGAGTGGGTTAGTGGGGCGTGGAAACCAACGTTGGAaggagaggaagaggaggaagtgaaagagaaggaaaatgag GGTTctagaaataaaaggaaactCGTTGAAGAAGAAGTGACGAAAGAGGTGAAAAGGAGAGTTAACAAg AAAGTGCCCGATACAACACAAGAGAAGCCTATTGAATCACCAAAAGATGCAAAGTTTAGCAAGGGAATGCCAGTTGAGGTTAGCAGTGACGAAGATGGTTTTAAAGGTGCTTGGTTTTCTGCAACTATTGTTGAGCCAGTGGGCAAGGACAAGTACCTTATTGAGTACCAAACCTTGAGAACCGAAGATGATAGTGATTTTCTGAGGGAAGAGATTGACAATATGCACATTAGGCCTCATCCTCCACAAACTATAATTATTGATCGATTCAAGAAGTTGGAAGAAGTTGATGCTCTGTACAATGATGCCTGGTGGGTGGGTGTAGTTTCTAAGGTGAATAATTTCCCAAAGTATTCAGTCTTCTTCAAGGATTCCAATGAGGAATTAGAATTTCAGCACTCTGACTTAAGGCCACATCAGGACTGGATCAATGGCAAATGGGTCACTCCATCAAAG GCTTTGAAGCTGTGA
- the LOC133693502 gene encoding pentatricopeptide repeat-containing protein At3g62890-like has protein sequence MKLSRLNYLSKPFKIPTFTLKPTLTLPILETHLQKCQNIKQFNQILSQMILSGFFKDSFAASRLLKFSTELPFININQSYQIFSHIEKPNGFICNTMMKGYMQRNSPCKAIWVYKLMLESNVAADNYTYPILFQSCSIRLAEFDGKCIQDHVLKVGFDSDVYIQNTLINMYAVCGNLSDARKVFDGSSVLDMVSWNSMLAGYVLVGNVEEAKDVYDRMPERNVIASNSMIVLFGKKGNVEEACKLFNEMKQKDLVSWSALISCYEQNEMYEEALILFKEMNANGIMVDEVVVLSVLSACSRLLVVITGKLVHGLVVKVGIETYVNLQNALIHMYSSCEEVVTAQKLFSESCCLDQISWNSMISGYVKCGEIEKARALFDSMPDKDNVSWSAMISGYAQQDRFTETLVLFQEMQIEGTKPDETILVSVISACTHLAALDQGKWIHAYIRKNGLKINIILGTTLINMYMKLGCVEDALEVFKGLEEKGVSTWNALILGLAMNGLVDKSLKTFSEMKEHGVTPNEITFVAVLGACRHMGLVDEGHRHFNSMIQEHKIGPNIKHYGCMVDLLGRAGMLKEAEELIESMPMAPDVSTWGALLGACKKYGDNETGERIGRKLVELHPDHDGFNVLLSNIYASKGNWVDVLEVRGMMRQHGVVKTPGCSMIEAHGRVHEFLAGDKTHPQKEDIEHMLDEMAKKLKLEGYAPDTREVSLDIDEEEKETTLFRHSEKLAIAFGLIAIDPPTPIRIVKNLRICNDCHTAAKLISKAFNREIVVRDRHRFHHFKQGSCSCMDYW, from the coding sequence ATGAAACTTTCCAGACTAAACTATCTTTCAAAACCCTTCAAGATTCCAACTTTCACTCTCAAACCAACCTTAACTCTTCCAATCTTAGAAACCCACTTGCAAAAATGTCAAAACATCAAGCAATTCAATCAAATCCTCTCGCAAATGATCCTTTCTGgcttcttcaaagacagttttgCAGCTAGTAGACTTCTTAAGTTCTCCACTGAATTACCTTTCATTAACATCAACCAGtcatatcaaatattttcaCACATTGAGAAGCCAAATGGGTTCATTTGTAATACCATGATGAAGGGTTATATGCAAAGAAATAGCCCTTGTAAAGCTATATGGGTTTATAAGTTGATGCTTGAAAGCAATGTAGCAGCTGATAATTATACTTATCCAATATTGTTTCAGTCTTGTTCTATTAGATTAGCTGAGTTTGATGGGAAATGTATTCAAGATCATGTTTTGAAGGTGGGTTTTGATTCTGATGTTTATATACAGAACACTCTGATTAATATGTATGCTGTTTGTGGGAATTTAAGTGATGCACGTAAGGTGTTTGATGGAAGTTCTGTTTTGGACATGGTTTCGTGGAATTCGATGTTGGCAGGGTATGTTTTGGTAGGGAACGTGGAGGAGGCTAAGGATGTGTATGATAGGATGCCTGAAAGGAATGTAATTGCTTCGAATTCGATGATTGTTTTGTTTGGTAAGAAAGGTAATGTTGAAGAGGCCTGCAAGTTGTTTAATGAAATGAAACAGAAGGATTTAGTATCGTGGAGTGCATTGATTTCATGTTATGAGCAGAATGAGATGTATGAGGAGGCTTTGATTTTGTTCAAGGAAATGAATGCTAATGGAATTATGGTGGATGAGGTCGTGGTGCTTAGTGTTCTTTCAGCATGTTCTCGCTTGTTGGTGGTTATAACAGGGAAGTTGGTACATGGTTTGGTTGTGAAGGTTGGGATTGAGACTTATGTCAACCTTCAAAATGCGTTGATTCACATGTATTCAAGTTGTGAAGAAGTGGTTACTGCTCAAAAGTTGTTTAGTGAGAGTTGTTGCTTGGATCAAATATCGTGGAATTCTATGATCTCTGGCTACGTGAAATGTGGGGAAATTGAAAAAGCGAGGGCTTTATTCGATTCAATGCCTGACAAAGATAATGTATCATGGAGTGCCATGATATCAGGTTATGCTCAACAGGACAGATTTACTGAGACTTTAGTTCTGTTCCAGGAAATGCAGATTGAAGGAACAAAGCCAGATGAGACGATTTTGGTTAGTGTGATCTCAGCTTGTACGCACCTGGCTGCTCTTGACCAAGGCAAGTGGATTCATGCTTATATAAGGAAGAACGGGCTAAAGATTAATATCATTTTGGGTACAACTCTTATAAACATGTATATGAAATTAGGGTGTGTTGAAGATGCTTTGGAGGTTTTCAAAGGGTTGGAAGAGAAGGGGGTTTCTACGTGGAACGCTCTCATTCTTGGTTTGGCAATGAATGGGTTAGTGGACAAGTCACTCAAAACATTTTCAGAGATGAAGGAACATGGTGTAACACCTAATGAGATAACCTTTGTAGCAGTTCTTGGGGCTTGCAGACACATGGGCTTAGTGGATGAGGGACACCGTCATTTTAATTCCATGATTCAGGAGCACAAGATTGGGCCCAACATCAAGCATTATGGATGCATGGTCGATCTTCTAGGACGTGCAGGTATGCTAAAAGAAGCAGAGGAACTCATTGAGAGTATGCCAATGGCACCAGATGTTTCCACTTGGGGTGCCTTGCTTGGAGCTTGTAAGAAATACGGTGACAATGAAACTGGGGAGAGGATAGGAAGAAAGCTTGTAGAACTTCATCCTGACCATGATGGGTTCAATGTGTTACTTTCAAACATATATGCTTCAAAGGGCAATTGGGTTGATGTTCTTGAAGTTCGGGGAATGATGAGGCAACATGGGGTGGTGAAGACCCCAGGTTGTAGCATGATTGAAGCACATGGTAGAGTTCACGAGTTCCTCGCTGGAGATAAGACACACCCTCAGAAGGAAGATATCGAACATATGTTAGATGAAATGGCTAAGAAATTAAAGTTGGAAGGTTATGCACCAGATACACGTGAGGTTTCCCTTGAtattgatgaagaagaaaaggaaactaCTCTGTTTAGACACAGTGAGAAGCTTGCAATTGCCTTCGGGCTTATTGCTATTGATCCACCAACACCAATAAGGATAGTGAAGAATTTGCGAATATGCAATGATTGTCACACGGCAGCAAAGTTGATCTCTAAAGCTTTTAATCGTGAAATTGTGGTGAGGGATCGGCATCGCTTCCACCACTTCAAGCAGGGTTCTTGTTCATGCATGGACTAttggtag
- the LOC133693503 gene encoding putative pentatricopeptide repeat-containing protein At1g56570 isoform X2 gives MITKRLLSTSNFHPFPPMIKNYLQWAQNTPKYQSSTTFKPKGTSILATDLLKSYFEKGRISQARNLFDEMPERDAVAWTAMISGYTHCNEYTQAWSVFVDMVKNDNVPPNAFTISSVLKACKGMNSVSCGGLVHGLAIKRRFVEGFIYVDNALMDMYATCGVTMRDACVVFHDIKEKNVVSWTTLIAGYTHRGNGSRAVQVFREMSLEGAELNPHSISIAVRACASVGSNILGRQIHTAVIKHGFESDLPVMNSILDMYCRCGCLSEAKEYFNEMSEKDLITWNTLIAGYERSDSIEPLFIFSQMESEGFSPNCFTFTSLIAACANVAALQCGQQVHGGIFRRGLDGNLELANALIDMYAKCGNIIDSQKIFSEMSCTNLVSWTSMMIGYGTHGYGKEAVELFDEMVRSGIRPDQVVFMAVLHACSHAGLVDQGLRYFNCMLDDYHIKPNQEIYGCVVGLLGRAGRVEEAYHLIRSMPFMADESVWGALLGACKAHNLSKLGKLAAKKALALKPNMVETYVMLSNIYAAEGKWGEAERMRKLMKRAGSKKEAGRSWIEMHLMISRVIEISY, from the exons ATGATCACAAAAAGACTGCTATCCACCAGTAACTTCCATCCTTTCCCACCTATGATCAAAAACTACCTACAGTGGGCCCAAAACACACCAAAGTACCAATCAAGCACAACTTTTAAGCCAAAGGGTACCTCCATTCTAGCTACAGACctcttaaaatcatattttgaaaaGGGCCGAATCAGTCAAGCACGTAacttgtttgatgaaatgcctGAGAGAGATGCTGTTGCATGGACCGCGATGATTTCAGGGTACACGCATTGTAATGAATACACTCAAGCATGGAGTGTTTTTGTTGATATGGTAAAGAATGACAATGTCCCACCAAATGCATTTACAATATCAAGTGTTTTAAAGGCTTGTAAAGGAATGAACAGTGTTTCTTGTGGGGGTTTGGTTCATGGATTGGCTATTAAAAGAAGGTTTGTTGAGGGGTTTATTTATGTAGATAATGCTCTCATGGATATGTATGCTACTTGTGGTGTAACTATGAGGGATGCTTGTGTTGTTTTTCACgatattaaagaaaagaatgttGTGTCATGGACCACCTTGATTGCTGGCTACACTCACAGAGGTAATGGGAGTCGCGCAGTTCAAGTCTTCCGGGAAATGTCGCTG GAGGGAGCAGAATTGAACCCACATAGCATTTCGATTGCTGTTAGAGCTTGTGCTTCAGTCGGCTCAAATATTCTTGGCCGACAAATACATACGGCAGTGATTAAACATGGATTTGAGTCCGATCTACCTGTCATGAATTCTATACTTGATATGTATTGTAGGTGTGGTTGTTTATCCGAGGCAAAGGAGTACTTCAATGAGATGAGTGAAAAAGATTTGATCACATGGAATACATTAATAGCTGGGTATGAAAGATCAGATTCTATAGAGcctctctttatattttcacAAATGGAGTCGGAAGGTTTTAGTCCAAACTGCTTCACTTTCACCAGTCTTATAGCAGCTTGTGCAAACGTAGCAGCTTTGCAATGTGGACAGCAGGTTCATGGAGGAATTTTTCGCAGGGGGCTTGATGGAAATCTGGAATTGGCTAATGCTTTGATTGATATGTATGCAAAGTGTGGCAATATAATTGATTCACAAAAAATTTTTAGTGAAATGTCCTGTACAAATTTAGTCTCCTGGACTTCTATGATGATTGGATATGGGACTCATGGATATGGTAAAGAGGCTGTTGAGTTGTTTGATGAGATGGTCAGGTCAGGCATCAGACCTGATCAGGTAGTGTTTATGGCAGTTCTACATGCATGCAGTCATGCCGGACTAGTTGATCAAGGCTTGAGGTACTTCAACTGTATGTTGGATGACTATCACATCAAGCCAAATCAGGAGATTTATGGGTGTGTTGTAGGTTTGCTGGGCAGAGCTGGAAGAGTTGAGGAGGCCTATCATCTAATAAGAAGCATGCCATTTATGGCTGATGAGTCTGTTTGGGGTGCTCTTCTTGGTGCTTGCAAGGCACATAACCTTTCAAAGTTGGGCAAGTTGGCAGCTAAGAAGGCATTGGCATTGAAACCAAATATGGTTGAGACTTATGTGATGCTGTCAAATATCTATGCTGCAGAAGGCAAATGGGGAGAAGCTGAAAGAATGAGAAAGCTGATGAAGAGAGCAGGCTCTAAAAAAGAGGCCGGTAGGAGTTGGATTGAG ATGCATCTAATGATATCCAGGGTTATCGAGATATCTTATTAA
- the LOC133693503 gene encoding putative pentatricopeptide repeat-containing protein At1g56570 isoform X1, whose protein sequence is MITKRLLSTSNFHPFPPMIKNYLQWAQNTPKYQSSTTFKPKGTSILATDLLKSYFEKGRISQARNLFDEMPERDAVAWTAMISGYTHCNEYTQAWSVFVDMVKNDNVPPNAFTISSVLKACKGMNSVSCGGLVHGLAIKRRFVEGFIYVDNALMDMYATCGVTMRDACVVFHDIKEKNVVSWTTLIAGYTHRGNGSRAVQVFREMSLEGAELNPHSISIAVRACASVGSNILGRQIHTAVIKHGFESDLPVMNSILDMYCRCGCLSEAKEYFNEMSEKDLITWNTLIAGYERSDSIEPLFIFSQMESEGFSPNCFTFTSLIAACANVAALQCGQQVHGGIFRRGLDGNLELANALIDMYAKCGNIIDSQKIFSEMSCTNLVSWTSMMIGYGTHGYGKEAVELFDEMVRSGIRPDQVVFMAVLHACSHAGLVDQGLRYFNCMLDDYHIKPNQEIYGCVVGLLGRAGRVEEAYHLIRSMPFMADESVWGALLGACKAHNLSKLGKLAAKKALALKPNMVETYVMLSNIYAAEGKWGEAERMRKLMKRAGSKKEAGRSWIEVRNQVYSFVVGNKMGSHIEWVYDVLELPVRHMKEAGYVPELDYLIHDQEDRT, encoded by the exons ATGATCACAAAAAGACTGCTATCCACCAGTAACTTCCATCCTTTCCCACCTATGATCAAAAACTACCTACAGTGGGCCCAAAACACACCAAAGTACCAATCAAGCACAACTTTTAAGCCAAAGGGTACCTCCATTCTAGCTACAGACctcttaaaatcatattttgaaaaGGGCCGAATCAGTCAAGCACGTAacttgtttgatgaaatgcctGAGAGAGATGCTGTTGCATGGACCGCGATGATTTCAGGGTACACGCATTGTAATGAATACACTCAAGCATGGAGTGTTTTTGTTGATATGGTAAAGAATGACAATGTCCCACCAAATGCATTTACAATATCAAGTGTTTTAAAGGCTTGTAAAGGAATGAACAGTGTTTCTTGTGGGGGTTTGGTTCATGGATTGGCTATTAAAAGAAGGTTTGTTGAGGGGTTTATTTATGTAGATAATGCTCTCATGGATATGTATGCTACTTGTGGTGTAACTATGAGGGATGCTTGTGTTGTTTTTCACgatattaaagaaaagaatgttGTGTCATGGACCACCTTGATTGCTGGCTACACTCACAGAGGTAATGGGAGTCGCGCAGTTCAAGTCTTCCGGGAAATGTCGCTG GAGGGAGCAGAATTGAACCCACATAGCATTTCGATTGCTGTTAGAGCTTGTGCTTCAGTCGGCTCAAATATTCTTGGCCGACAAATACATACGGCAGTGATTAAACATGGATTTGAGTCCGATCTACCTGTCATGAATTCTATACTTGATATGTATTGTAGGTGTGGTTGTTTATCCGAGGCAAAGGAGTACTTCAATGAGATGAGTGAAAAAGATTTGATCACATGGAATACATTAATAGCTGGGTATGAAAGATCAGATTCTATAGAGcctctctttatattttcacAAATGGAGTCGGAAGGTTTTAGTCCAAACTGCTTCACTTTCACCAGTCTTATAGCAGCTTGTGCAAACGTAGCAGCTTTGCAATGTGGACAGCAGGTTCATGGAGGAATTTTTCGCAGGGGGCTTGATGGAAATCTGGAATTGGCTAATGCTTTGATTGATATGTATGCAAAGTGTGGCAATATAATTGATTCACAAAAAATTTTTAGTGAAATGTCCTGTACAAATTTAGTCTCCTGGACTTCTATGATGATTGGATATGGGACTCATGGATATGGTAAAGAGGCTGTTGAGTTGTTTGATGAGATGGTCAGGTCAGGCATCAGACCTGATCAGGTAGTGTTTATGGCAGTTCTACATGCATGCAGTCATGCCGGACTAGTTGATCAAGGCTTGAGGTACTTCAACTGTATGTTGGATGACTATCACATCAAGCCAAATCAGGAGATTTATGGGTGTGTTGTAGGTTTGCTGGGCAGAGCTGGAAGAGTTGAGGAGGCCTATCATCTAATAAGAAGCATGCCATTTATGGCTGATGAGTCTGTTTGGGGTGCTCTTCTTGGTGCTTGCAAGGCACATAACCTTTCAAAGTTGGGCAAGTTGGCAGCTAAGAAGGCATTGGCATTGAAACCAAATATGGTTGAGACTTATGTGATGCTGTCAAATATCTATGCTGCAGAAGGCAAATGGGGAGAAGCTGAAAGAATGAGAAAGCTGATGAAGAGAGCAGGCTCTAAAAAAGAGGCCGGTAGGAGTTGGATTGAGGTACGAAACCAGGTTTACAGTTTTGTTGTTGGAAATAAGATGGGTTCTCATATAGAGTGGGTTTACGATGTTTTGGAATTACCTGTAAGGCATATGAAAGAGGCTGGCTATGTGCCTGAACTTGATTACTTAATACACGACCAAGAAGATAGAACTTGA
- the LOC133694678 gene encoding alkaline/neutral invertase A, mitochondrial-like, translating into MRPSCRFFLSKKNRVFFKLHHSLTSNLSGNQFNFEKNKQFFTYPFRILGPGTIFNEAQKSFCAPYISFGQSRLITRDFRGVSIVASVASQVRKFSTSVETRVNDNNFERIYVKNGIGIKPLVVERIDKDENVLGDEESRIGVLVDDCESVNRENLDGGQEVEIVSPKREESEIEKEAWKLLNDAVVTYCGSPVGTVAANDPGDKMPLNYDQVFIRDFVPSALAFLLRGEGEIVKNFLLHTLQLQSWEKTVDCYSPGQGLMPASFKVRTVPLDDSKFEEVLDPDFGESAIGRVAPVDSGLWWIILLRAYGKLTGDYALQERVDVQTGIKLILNLCLTDGFDMFPSLLVTDGSCMIDRRMGIHGHPLEIQALFYSALRCSREMIVVNDGSKNLVRAINNRLSALSFHIREYYWVDMNKINEIYRYKTEEYSTEATNKFNIYPEQIPSWLMDWIPEEGGYLIGNLQPAHMDFRFFTLGNLWSVVSSLGTPKHNEAILNLIEAKWDDLVGNMPLKICYPALEHEDWRIITGSDPKNTPWSYHNGGSWPTLLWQFTLACIKMSRVELAQKAIALAEKRLKVDRWPEYYDTRTGKFIGKQSRLYQTWTVAGFLTSKVLLENPHRASLLFWDEDYELLEICVCGLNTSGRKRCSRGAAKSQILV; encoded by the exons ATGAGACCCTCTTGTAGATTTTTCTTATCTAAGAAGAATCGAGTCTTTTTTAAGCTCCATCATAGTCTAACAAGCAATTTATCAGGGAACCAgtttaattttgagaaaaacaaGCAGTTTTTTACCTACCCTTTTAGAATCTTGGGGCCCGGGACCATTTTCAATGAAGCCCAGAAATCTTTTTGTGCTCCCTATATCAGTTTTGGCCAATCTCGGCTTATAACAAGAGACTTTAGGGGGGTTTCTATTGTTGCTAGTGTTGCATCACAAGTTAGAAAGTTTTCAACATCTGTTGAGACAAGAGtgaatgataataattttgAGAGAATTTATGTGAAAAATGGGATCGGTATTAAGCCTTTGGTGGTTGAGAGGATTGATAAAGATGAGAATGTTTTAGGGGACGAAGAGTCTAGGATAGGGGTGCTTGTTGATGATTGTGAAAGTGTAAATAGAGAGAATTTGGACGGTGGTCAAGAAGTTGAGATTGTTAGTCCTAAGAGGGAAGAGAGCGAGATAGAAAAGGAGGCATGGAAGTTGTTGAATGATGCTGTTGTTACGTATTGTGGGAGTCCTGTGGGAACTGTGGCCGCGAATGATCCTGGGGATAAGATGCCATTGAATTATGATCAGGTGTTTATTCGTGATTTCGTGCCTTCAGCTCTTGCTTTTTTGCTCAGAGGAGAAGGAGAGATTGTGAAGAATTTCCTGCTTCATACCTTGCAATTGCAG AGTTGGGAGAAAACAGTGGACTGCTATAGTCCAGGCCAGGGGCTGATGCCAGCCAGTTTTAAAGTCAGAACGGTGCCTCTTGATGACAGtaaatttgaagaagttttAGATCCAGATTTTGGTGAATCAGCTATTGGCCGTGTTGCACCTGTAGATTCTG gaTTGTGGTGGATTATTTTGTTGAGGGCATATGGGAAACTCACTGGTGACTATGCCTTACAAGAAAGGGTGGATGTTCAGACTGGCATAAAACTGATCTTGAACTTGTGCTTAACTGATGGGTTCGATATGTTTCCTTCTCTACTAGTCACTGATGGCTCCTGCATGATAGATCGGCGGATGGGTATCCATGGCCACCCCCTTGAGATCCAA GCCTTGTTTTACTCAGCTTTACGATGCTCTCGTGAGATGATAGTTGTAAATGATGGATCAAAGAATTTAGTGAGGGCTATCAACAACAGACTCAGTGCTCTGTCGTTCCACATTAGAGAATACTATTGGGTAGATATGAACAAGATCAATGAGATATACCGGTATAAAACAGAAGAGTATTCTACAGAAGCCACcaacaaattcaatatttatcCTGAACAAATTCCATCATGGCTCATGGACTGGATACCTGAGGAAGGCGGGTATTTGATTGGCAATCTGCAGCCAGCTCACATGGATTTTAGGTTTTTCACTCTTGGAAATCTTTGGTCCGTTGTTTCATCTTTGGGCACTCCAAAACATAATGAAGCTATTCTAAATCTGATTGAAGCCAAATGGGATGATCTTGTGGGAAATATGCCTCTTAAGATATGCTACCCTGCTCTAGAGCATGAAGATTGGCGTATAATCACTGGCAGTGACCCAAAGAACAC CCCTTGGTCATATCATAATGGTGGGTCGTGGCCAACACTTCTGTGGCAG TTCACTTTGGCATGCATAAAGATGAGCCGAGTTGAACTAGCTCAGAAGGCGATTGCTTTGGCTGAGAAGAGACTTAAAGTTGACCGTTGGCCAGAGTATTATGACACCCGAACTGGGAAGTTTATCGGAAAGCAATCCCGTCTCTATCAAACATGGACGGTTGCAGGGTTCCTAACATCGAAAGTTCTCTTGGAGAACCCACATAGGGCGTCCTTATTATTCTGGGATGAGGATTATGAGCTTCTTGAGATATGTGTTTGTGGACTTAACACGAGTGGCCGAAAGAGGTGTTCTCGAGGCGCTGCTAAGTCTCAGATTCTTGTGTAG